In the genome of Hippoglossus hippoglossus isolate fHipHip1 chromosome 12, fHipHip1.pri, whole genome shotgun sequence, one region contains:
- the slc31a1 gene encoding high affinity copper uptake protein 1 isoform X1 → MDHSHHHHTMPPPTTGGHDHGGGGNDGSTGHMGMVMTFYLDYKNVELLFTGLLINSPGEMVGACIGVFLLAVLYEGLKIGREALLRRSQVNVRYNSMPLPGADGTMLMETHKTVGHGLEGAEPSVGKKLWPSARDVRQRMLSPGHFMQTLLHIIQVVISYFLMLVFMTYNGYLCIAVAAGAGMGYFLFSWRKAVVVDITEHCH, encoded by the exons ATGGACCATAGCCACCATCACCACACCATGCCACCACCCACCACCGGCGGACACGACCACGGGGGAGGAGGGAATGACGGGAGCACTGGACACATGGGGATG GTGATGACCTTCTACTTGGACTACAAGAACGTCGAGCTGCTGTTCACTGGACTGCTCATCAACTCCCCTGGAG AGATGGTCGGAGCATGTATTGGTGTCTTCCTATTGGCCGTCCTGTACGAGGGACTAAAGATTGGACGTGAAGCGTTGCTGCGTCGCAGTCAGGTCAACGTGCGGTACAACTCTATGCCGCTCCCAGGGGCTGATGGGACAATGCTGATGGAGACGCACAAGACGGTCGG TCATGGTTTGGAGGGGGCGGAGCCTTCTGTTGGAAAAAAGTTATGGCCCTCAGCACGCGATGTCAG GCAGCGGATGCTAAGCCCGGGCCACTTCATGCAGACCCTGTTGCACATCATCCAGGTGGTCATCAGCTACTTCCTGATGCTCGTATTCATGACCTACAACGGTTACCTGTGCATCGCCGTGGCAGCTGGTGCCGGGATGGGCTACTTCCTGTTCAGCTGGAGGAAGGCGGTGGTCGTCGACATCACCGAGCACTGCCATTAG
- the atp6v1g1 gene encoding V-type proton ATPase subunit G 1 → MASQSQGIQQLLQAEKRAAEKVAEARKRKNRRLKQAKEEAQAEIEQYRLQREKEFKTKEAAALGSHGNSAVEVDRDTVERMGRIQASYRGNREAVLGELLRRVCEIKPEFHANYRVAG, encoded by the exons ATGGCGAGTCAGTCTCAGGGgatccagcagctgctgcaggccgAGAAGAGGGCGGCCGAGAAGGTGGCGGAGGCCCGCAAGC GTAAGAACCGGCGTCTGAAGCAGGCGAAGGAGGAGGCTCAAGCTGAGATCGAACAGTATCGTCttcagagggagaaggagtTTAAGACCAAAGAAGCTGCC GCCCTTGGTTCCCATGGTAACAGTGCTGTGGAGGTGGACCGTGACACCGTAGAACGGATGGGCCGTATCCAGGCTAGTTACCGTGGTAACCGGGAGGCGGTGCTGGGCGAGCTGCTGCGACGCGTCTGTGAAATTAAGCCGGAGTTTCACGCCAACTACCGCGTGGCTGGCTGA
- the slc31a1 gene encoding high affinity copper uptake protein 1 isoform X2, giving the protein MDHSHHHHTMPPPTTGGHDHGGGGNDGSTGHMGMVMTFYLDYKNVELLFTGLLINSPGEMVGACIGVFLLAVLYEGLKIGREALLRRSQVNVRYNSMPLPGADGTMLMETHKTVGQRMLSPGHFMQTLLHIIQVVISYFLMLVFMTYNGYLCIAVAAGAGMGYFLFSWRKAVVVDITEHCH; this is encoded by the exons ATGGACCATAGCCACCATCACCACACCATGCCACCACCCACCACCGGCGGACACGACCACGGGGGAGGAGGGAATGACGGGAGCACTGGACACATGGGGATG GTGATGACCTTCTACTTGGACTACAAGAACGTCGAGCTGCTGTTCACTGGACTGCTCATCAACTCCCCTGGAG AGATGGTCGGAGCATGTATTGGTGTCTTCCTATTGGCCGTCCTGTACGAGGGACTAAAGATTGGACGTGAAGCGTTGCTGCGTCGCAGTCAGGTCAACGTGCGGTACAACTCTATGCCGCTCCCAGGGGCTGATGGGACAATGCTGATGGAGACGCACAAGACGGTCGG GCAGCGGATGCTAAGCCCGGGCCACTTCATGCAGACCCTGTTGCACATCATCCAGGTGGTCATCAGCTACTTCCTGATGCTCGTATTCATGACCTACAACGGTTACCTGTGCATCGCCGTGGCAGCTGGTGCCGGGATGGGCTACTTCCTGTTCAGCTGGAGGAAGGCGGTGGTCGTCGACATCACCGAGCACTGCCATTAG